A genome region from Deltaproteobacteria bacterium includes the following:
- a CDS encoding M81 family metallopeptidase, whose protein sequence is MARRVLSAEINHETNTFSILPATISSYKARRYYRGEEIQQALAGTRTEIGGHLDAAKKYGWNLVQPIAAQATPSGKTMVETWAELSGAVIEACKQGPFDGVLLALHGAMVTEDQDDAEGDLLRRLRERLGPQVPIAITLDIHANVTEVMARLANIVIAYRTYPHVDHYERAMEAASLLQRAMEGKICPRALMVRGPQIDGCDYGRTQGGPMSRILRKAEELQQKEPGVLAVAVCAGFVWSDIPEVGPSVTITGNGESPRYRALAQELQEEIWATRDEKTVQPVKIKEAMEKAKSVLPGSKPLIIADYTDNPGSGGYGDGINLLRAMVEADLPNAAFASVADPEAARQCVSAGRGAKVKVELGAKIDPRTYGPSLIFDGVVENISDGAYTCEGPMNKGVRFSLGPTAVLRQGGVRVVVATHNHQVYDLQVFRTQNIEPRECSVLAVKSWHHFRAAFEPISSGVLLADSGGLASMDLKRFHYRKVRRPVYPLDLD, encoded by the coding sequence ATGGCCCGACGCGTTCTTTCTGCGGAGATCAACCACGAAACCAACACTTTCAGCATCCTTCCCGCAACGATTAGCTCCTATAAAGCACGCCGGTATTACCGGGGAGAGGAGATTCAACAGGCCCTGGCCGGAACCCGTACGGAGATCGGAGGCCACCTCGATGCAGCCAAGAAGTATGGTTGGAATCTGGTTCAGCCCATCGCCGCCCAGGCAACTCCCAGCGGGAAGACAATGGTCGAGACCTGGGCGGAACTCAGCGGGGCAGTCATCGAGGCTTGCAAGCAAGGCCCTTTCGATGGTGTACTCCTCGCCCTGCACGGAGCCATGGTCACAGAAGACCAGGATGACGCCGAAGGGGATCTCTTGCGCCGCCTCCGGGAAAGGCTCGGCCCGCAGGTGCCGATTGCCATAACCCTGGACATTCATGCCAACGTGACCGAGGTCATGGCCCGCCTGGCCAACATCGTCATCGCCTACCGCACCTACCCTCACGTGGATCATTACGAGCGGGCCATGGAGGCAGCCAGCCTCCTTCAGCGGGCCATGGAAGGAAAGATTTGCCCGCGGGCATTGATGGTACGAGGGCCTCAGATCGATGGCTGCGATTACGGCCGCACCCAGGGCGGTCCCATGTCCAGAATTCTCCGGAAAGCGGAGGAATTGCAGCAGAAAGAACCGGGCGTGCTGGCAGTGGCCGTCTGCGCCGGTTTCGTCTGGTCCGACATCCCGGAGGTTGGCCCATCGGTGACGATTACCGGAAATGGCGAGAGCCCGCGCTACCGGGCCCTGGCTCAGGAACTTCAGGAAGAGATCTGGGCGACCCGGGATGAAAAGACGGTTCAGCCGGTGAAGATCAAAGAGGCGATGGAAAAGGCGAAGTCCGTGCTCCCTGGAAGCAAGCCGCTAATCATCGCCGATTACACCGACAACCCCGGATCGGGAGGCTACGGCGACGGGATCAATCTTTTGCGAGCCATGGTTGAGGCCGACCTGCCCAATGCGGCCTTTGCCTCCGTGGCCGATCCGGAAGCAGCCCGTCAGTGCGTAAGTGCCGGAAGAGGCGCCAAGGTGAAAGTGGAACTGGGAGCGAAGATCGATCCCAGAACCTACGGGCCTTCCCTCATTTTTGATGGAGTGGTTGAGAATATCAGCGACGGAGCTTACACCTGCGAAGGGCCTATGAACAAGGGCGTCCGTTTCTCCCTGGGGCCGACGGCTGTTTTGCGGCAGGGTGGAGTGCGGGTGGTGGTGGCTACTCATAACCACCAGGTGTACGATTTGCAGGTCTTCCGTACCCAGAACATCGAGCCCCGGGAGTGCTCCGTTCTTGCGGTCAAATCCTGGCACCATTTCCGGGCCGCCTTCGAACCCATTTCCAGCGGGGTGCTTCTGGCGGACAGCGGTGGCTTAGCTTCCATGGACCTCAAGCGCTTCCACTACCGCAAAGTCCGCCGCCCCGTCTATCCCCTCGACCTGGATTGA